GAGCCCCCTGGAGGTCTCTGAGGCTGTGAAACACAAGGCTTTTGTTGCAGCAAAGCCTACAAGAAAGCTCCATATAgctcaagaaaaacaaattagagTTGTCCCCCTCTACCGCCTTGGTGGAGGCAGTTTTACATTCCACATCCCTCGGGGGATGCGTTAGACACTGAGTTTTGTAGCCTCCTGTGACCTtctacttgttttcttttcagcaggTAAGAAGAGCCCACCGGCTGAGGACAAAGTCGTGTTAACACACATGAAGATACTGAGCGATGAAGGAATTCAAAACCCAGGGTTAATCCCAGAGGCTCCAGCTGACACAGCCTGCACAGAAGAGTCCCAGCTTCCCGGTGCCAGTCTCCCACCAGGCTGCCTGGCAAGCCCAgatgcagcagccacagcagcaggtcCAGACTATGTGGATGGCCCGGCAAGCGCTGACTATGTAGCCACCCTGCCTGACCTCAGTGCCTTCGAGTCCAAGTGCCGGCTTCACAGACTCTCCAAATTTGAATCTGAGGACTCGGGGGTTGAGTTGCCAAGCGGTGCTAATTCTCCATCAACGCCGACGGGCTCAGAGAAGAGCTTTGTGCTTCACAGCAGAGACTCATTTTGTGACTCGGGTGTGCTTAGCACCTCTTCTTCTCCAGAAATTGACCATCAGTTAATGAGAACATGTAAAGAACGTGCCAGAAAAGTTAGCGTCCAAGATCCAGAGAGCAAAAAGCAAACTGATTACTACAGCCAGGAGGCAGATGCTGTGCAGGATCCTACAGCTTCCCTTGAAGATTTCAATGTCCCCCAGGAAGAAAGTCCCGATGAACATTTTGACCAGGGTGACAAGCAGTCTCCAGAAAAGGAACCTACCCCAGAGATGGacttttccagggaaagcaCTCTTTCTACCCCAGGTCCCATAGAAGAGCCAAATACAATTGCTGACGATTTCCCAGAGAATTTTGGCAGCATGCAAGACCTTCAGATCCATGAACATCACCTGAAGAAGTATCCCACAAGTGACAGCCTGGATGAATACATGGATGAATGCTGTAGGCTGAGTGAGGTGAGAAACACCTTAACTGAATCTTAAATCTAGGCCTGTCCAAACCCCCCAGTCAGTGTTCAAGTCCTGTTTGTCACAAACTGGACACATCTGAGTGAGTGTAGAATATCTCCCTTGAAGCCTGTAAATGGTAAAAATTGGTAATTgttttttatgatttcttttcataccagtaaaattctgaattaattaataaatatcaGGTCTGGTAAGGATGACAAATGACTCATTGAGGTCTGGTGTTTCTAAAAGCCCTAGGTGAAAGTATGGACGTGATTCTGGTCTCAAAATGAAGATTATGAAGTTAGTCACCATCCTCTGATACATGTGGAGGGGGTCAGAACATAGGTTTATTTTCAAGACCAAGTTGTTCCTGTCTCTGGAAACAGCTGGCTTGCTCTTGGGGCATTGAAATTTGTAAAGAACTTGTCTAAGGGTTAATTAATTTCAGTCCAGGCCTGTTGTGTCCTGTTGAGTCAACTGTCTCAAATAATGCATGAGCAGGGAGCTAATTAacaaattcacatttctgttgGGCTGGAGTTGGAGTTGTCATTTTAACTTGCCAGCTCAGCTATGATGGACCAAACTGCAAAGACTTAATTTCAACAGGTTGTCCCCATCCATactccctctctctcccctcgCTGGGTACCCTGACATTGACAAGAGGATAAAAAGCCCTTCTGTGCACCTTCTCCCATGGCAGGTGCTGGTAAGCGCTTCCCCCAGTTCTCTGCCTggagcctggtgctgctgaagTGCAGACAGATCGCTGCTTTGCCTGTACGCTGCGGTGGGGTCCAGGAGCCAGCAAAGCAAAGATCTCAGGCAGGAGCTGATCCTTGACAGAGACACAAACCAAAGAGCCCCATgagcaaagggaaaggagaaagacagACTAGGTGAAGACGGTGCTtagcagggattttttttgggggtgttAATTGTGGTAATAATGATGAATTGGAATTGGAGATGGGTGGGAGGAAGCCAAGTAACAAGTGATGTGTGCTGTGCAAATAATTTAACCCTGACCTTGCTGCCCTGAGCAATCAGACACTGGACTTCCTCTCCAGCATGCCAAACCCTCTTGAGCAGTGAGGAAGGTCAGAGATGTCCCATTTCTGTAAACAATGCATATCAAGGCAGTACAAGCAGCACAACAATCCATCTGAGCAGTGTTTGCCTCCCCCAGAGCTATCTCACACATGGCAGATGTCTATTTTGCACAGATCCCAAACTGACGTGTCTATTTGGCAGAGTTCAAGAAAGGATGAGAGCAGCAGAATCTGACCATAGGGAAACTTCATAAAAAGTTACCTAAATTCTCTGTTGCACTCTGGAGAGTCTGCAGCCAGATTTGGTCTTGTCTGACAACTCTGTATGCCTGCGAAATTCCTTTAAATCCTTGGTGAAATGGAGCCTCAGTTTCCCAAagcaaagcatttaaataaacaagagAATAAATTAGAAAGAAGCTGAAGAGGAAATTAAGCTCTTGGTGGCTTATCTCCCCTCCTTTTTAATATCCTCACTGGCTGAGTGCTAAAGCTCTGTGCCCTAGAGcacttttctttgttttttgagCTGTGTAAATACAGCTGTGACCTAGATGCTGGGGAAGTTTGCCCCTCTTCACAGCACACCTCCAGGCTGCTGTATCTCAAGAGCAGCACTCCTGAAACTTCTGGGATGCCAGGTAGCACCGAAGTCAACTGGGAcaagaaagcagctgctttcttgTGTGCCTCAGAGCACCAGGTCTGCCTCTGGCAGATCCAGAGCCTTCTGCCCTCACCAAACTTACACCTGACAGGCTGACCTGTCCTCACTGTCATACAACAGAGGTCTGTTCAGAGGTGAGGTCCAGGTGATCATCTGACCGTACAGCTGACAGATGTATCTTGGTTCATCCCATCtgaggctctgctccaggctttCTCTGTGGTTTTCCATTTGCCTGTAGCCTGCCCAAGACACAAATTGGTACCTAGAAAACAATCTCTGCTATGGTCTGTTGTCTTCTGAGAGACTCAGATACCCCTGGAAATAAATCAGTGTTGTCTGAAAGAAAGCAGGCCATCACAGTGTATTCCCACCCTGCGTGGCAAGAACATGGCAAACCAAACTGCCCCATCAAATCAATTCCTGCTGCATTAAGTTAATGTTGATAGAAATGCAAGAGTGCTTACACTGGCTTATAATTAATGGTCAATGTGAGCATTATTTAATTATAGGTAACACCATCTTCCTCAGTTCTGCTGATGGTTTTGGGCACTTTAAAGTAACAGAAGAGCAGTTGAgtttccccagcccagctggctgtGGCAGTGCCAACTGTGCTTACTGGCTCACCACAGCCAAACAAGGATTCAGTCTCTGGATGAAGTTGTTCCTTGATGCCCTCCTGACCATCCCTCACTGCTGTGGCCACTTCCAAgaggacaggaaggaaaatgctgaaaaagagAGACTGGAAATGACCAAATGTTTTGACCATTTGGATTCAGTTGGTGAATGGCTTTGGCTGAAAATATACATCAAATCATTTCAGTCCGGCATTTTTAGACAAAGCTTTCTGATCTTTTGTTTTGAACTGTCGTTATTTTGAAATTTGCCTAcattttgaaagatgaaagaaaatggaagctGTCAAACAACAAGAGAAAGAACTTTGaagccaaaataaaagcatttccttttaaGCTTGAAGTTTGAAGATACAGAGCTTTTGATGCTTTTGCCTTACAAACACTTCCTTGCACTCCATAAAGTTTACATTAACCATAGCCCAGCCCATAttcctagaagaaaaaaaaggatgggaGCACTGTCAtcattaaatgagaaaaaataagaagttaCTCATCCAGTGCTATTTATCCTGGGCCAAAGCAGTCAAAATGTTTCTCTACAGAGTGGTACAGTTTAGGGGAAAGTTAGAGCTACCTGTGACGGTCAGCCCCCTTAGCCTGTGCGTGCCACTCAGAGGAAACCAGAAGCTATCAGCAAGCACAGCCCCTCCTGGACAGCAGGGTGGAGCTGTCAGAAATACACAGCACGATCTCTCTCTTTCCTGTTATTCACAAGCCTTTTGGTGCTGTCAGCTTCCAGTGACAAATGCTTCCCTCTCAGCCTGTGGCGTCACTAATTGGTTGCTCTGAGCCCGGGATGGGAGGTTTGTAGTTACATTCCCTGTCCGGTGGTGCAGTGACCATGCTGCCTGTACCGGCCACGCTCACATGGCAAGAGCATGTAGTGAGGGATGTGTGGCAGGATGGAGCATAGAGCCCAAAATTACCCACAAGAAAAGTGAAGAACATTGTGTGAAGCACAGAAACCTAAGGCAATGCAAGATACATCAGTGAGCATTTGTCTGAACGAAGAAAAGCTTCCCCTGCAAACTGTCCGTCatcttcagctcctgctgccaggtcCAGGACAGTTCTCCATTGAGCCCAGCTGTAGAAAAGCACATCACATGCATCCAAGTGACAGATAATGACTGAAATGAGGCTGGACAAAGTGCTGACCAGATGATCAGGCATTTTGATTATATGCAAGTTGGAGAAGAGACTTGAGAGCAACTCTCATTATTGCAGATCACTCTGAACTTCAAGTCTCCATAGTGATCTGACACTGCAGTGAGCACAATGTTCCCCTGAGACAAGAGGACAGGCTCCCATCTCTGTGAGCTGGGTAGCCACAGAGGAAAAGATGTGATTTACACCAGTCAAAATATTGACTAGAGGGCTCTAGATAAGCCAAAGTTCTCAGTGAAGATGCTGATCCTGTATTTTTAAGCTTCCTAAGAAATCTGTGGGCCAGGACAACTGTCACAGTTTATTGCCCGGGACACACATACTGAAAACCTGTGCCCAGAACTCAGTCAGGTGAGCACTGACAAGGGCAGAGATCCCTCTTTGGTTACACAGGGGTACAGTCAATGTAGTGCACCTTAACTCCTCAGGGTCAAAAAAGGGTAATGTGAGTTACCCAGCACAGCATAGCTGGGAGCCTTTAACTCTATTTCTTCCAGATGAGGATCTGGCTCAGTCTTATACCTAAAAGCAAAATCTAGCATGCATTTATACATTGCATTCTTACTTTCCCAGAGAAGCTTTAACCATTGATTCATAAATTGTGTCTTTATGGTCCTCCACATCTTCACCTTACAGAAAAATAGGcaagatatttttccttcttcctaaGCTTCATCATCTCAAAAATGGGCACACAGCTTTTGTTCCAACACTACTTGACAATTACCTTGTCGAGAGTAGGACAAATTTCAATCATGAAGCTTCAGCTGGGAGGACAGAGAGAATGGAAGAGACATCCTGGAAAATGTTTGCAGTTTTCCTGTGGTTGCTGACTCTTCACTACTTGCATAAAACTGTCTCACAGATGCTGAGAGGACAAGAGTTAGACCAGAACATGACAGACCAGAGTCTATGCTGCATTTTACATCACTAGACTAGCTAGGGGTCTTTAGGTATTTCCAGTTTATGAAAAGAAAGTCTTTGAAGGGTCCCTATAAAGACCCTCTCTGTGCAATTGTTTTGGATGCAACCAGCTAAATTACACAAATATTCTCTATAGAACACCTGCCATATCTGAGCAATCCTAGTGCTTACCAGCCTTGTGGCAGGTTGAAGCACACACCTAAAAGTTTTTACCATTGCATTCTGACCACCAAaggccctggccctgcagaaATGAGCAAGCACTGGAGTGTCTACCTAATTTGTGCTTTCTGAGATCACTtcaataaaatgcattttaatttgctaTTAAATAGCCCAaactgccctgagcagcctctggagGCTGGCTGTGTAACAGGGATCTTCAGCATGGTTGAGTCCAACCATCAGTCTGGTTTAGGTCCTCTACAGGGGTAGATCCACCTTGCCCCAACACCTGGAACAACTACTCTATAccttttccctctcattttctGGGCACCTGTATTTACCCTCAGGAGTTAAGAGATTCTCTCTTACCTTTGCtaaaagctggtttttttttccacgCTCGTCCCACACACaacttttctttccagtgcCTTTAGCCCTAGACACAGAACACGGAAACCAGGACCATCTTctctcctccccctgcccatATTGCCCTACAAACCCAGCAGCCACAGACATGAAGCAGGACTGTACAGCATCAAGCAGAGGACAGATAAGGAGCAAAAAGAGGGTCTATAAGTGAAAGAGGTCACAGTCAAATGCTCCATTCTTTTTCTCCAATCTAAGTTAGAGCCAAATGTTTTACTTCTTCCTATTCTCCAAGACTTCATCTGTCCTTTGTAGCCTCCCCTTGTGTTTTCACAGCTATAATGGGTTGGATTTGGCTTGGTGTCTCCTTAGGGCAATACAGGCATGCCAGCAGGCGTGCAATAGCATACTGGCAGGAAGGGGAGTTGCTAGATGTGCAAAAAGAGGGTGAAGTGTGGCAGAAAGCCTGTATTTTCAGGGATAATAAGGAACTTCTGACTATCCATTGGAACAGTGTATAAAAAAAGACTGTTCATTTTGGGACAGCTCAAAATGGCCAAATTTTCACAAGCTGATACTCATGTACTTTCTGAAAATTATACTTCTGAAGCTGGGCACCCCACATCCCTAGTTGCTTTTAGATATGTTTATTATAGTGCTTTTGATTCAACCTTTTCCCACCAGATACCACAGAGGCTTAGTTCTCCCTTGGGGTCCTGTGGCTGTGCCCCTTCCCATTGCACAGCCACAGTAAATACTCAGTTTTATGGCTGAGTAACATTTATCTAGCCACCGCTTCTTGCAGGCTCTGCCTGAGAGGCAAATAAAAGCCATGAAATGAATGACTGCTTGACTTGGAGTCAACAACCTCTGTCCCAACTTCAGACACAAAAGCATCTGGATTTAATAATACCTGTTTATAAATAACGTTGTATCatcatttgtttaaaaagaagtaaatcCTAATGTTGATTATTTTTGAACACACCATGAGCTTTCTGACATAATGAAAAGACAGGAAGAGTCCCAGGGTTGGCATTTCCCCAAAAATGTAGATTGTTGTGGGAAAGGAGACAGAGTAAGCTTCCTGCTTTTGTAGAGGGAACTTATTTTTTGAAGTAAGATAAACTTAGAGCATGGCTTTTGTAAAGATCGAGGCTTATTTTACTCACTGATATCACACACACATCAGCAGGCAGCGCCAAGGTGGAAGTGAGCCCCTGCATGTGTTTGTTAGCAGCACGTTTGACACAGTCTGATCACGGCACAGGGGAGGACACTCGCTGTACATGGGCAAGTCCTGGCACCAGAAatggtgaggagcagagcaggaggctgggaagcatcattgcttttcttctgccatAGGATCATTCTCtgtctccagcactgcccttggctgagcagcagtgggacTCTGGCAGGTCCTGGGTGAAGAGAAATCAGTGGTAGAGATTATCCTTCCACAGCCAGACAGCAAAGTTTATCCTGCAAACTTTCTCCAGGTGTCCCTTCAAGACTGAGAAAGTAGCAGCAGGGATGTAAGCTGAGATCTACTAAAGACTAGTGGAAAGAAGTTGTTTCACTTTGGCAGCTTGATTCAAGTACCTTTCTCTCACAGACACACCAGTGATGAGGGCCAGAGTACAAAAGTGCACCCCTAAGTTGGTCACAACGCAGCAAATCAATGCAACCTGCAGATATGTGCCTTTGGGTAGGAGCCAAGCCCAGCCTCAGTACACATTAGTGTGACTTGCACTGAGGATTATGGGCTAAGTGAGCCACACTAGCCCCAGCCATTCACAGGATACAGTAGAACCATATTTGTTTGTAAGGCTTCTGTGgccagaaaaagacaaaaattagcCTGGGAGGTGGAACTAGAAACGGGCTGTCATGAGGTTTTCCTCTGCATCAGCCTGTGATCAGTCAGAAGAATCCCTCTGACAGTGGAAATTGCTGAGTAATCCAGAAAAGAGCTTCAGCAAGTAATGCTGTAGCACAAATCTGTGGCAAGATCAAAGCCCCTTGCAAGAGGAAGCCTGACTTTATCACAGGACACATAAGGAGTGTGCAGGGCTCTCAGCTGCTAGTAAGAATTGCTCTGTTACTCTATAGTTCCAAGATGCATTATTGTTGCAGGTGAACCAAAGTAACAGCAAAGCCCTGGGATCTGGTCTGGGATACCTAGAACACATCTGCCAACTGATTGAGAAGATTGGGCAGCTTCAGGAGCACAACCTGCGTCTCCAAAAACAAGTGTGCAGCttgcagaaggagcagaagaTGAGTCAGATAAAAGAGGTAAGCAGACAGTATCTTCCATTGAGCACCAGAGTAACACAAATAAGAAACTCAATGCCCAAACAGAAAGTCCTGTGTGCAGGAAGATGCCAGTTTTCCATATCCAACACCCACCTGGGCTGGGTACTGTGGTCTTCAGGGAGGTCTCACCCAccaaaatggatttattttcctgaggcTGGGCTTGAGTTTCTGTTCTTACTCAGTTTTGTTTCCCAAATGTGCTTGCTTCTGTTGAGTTAAAAAGCACCCTCCTCACCTGATGCAATGGCCTGCTCTAAGTCAGTAACTTTCTTTTTACAGCTGTAAACTTCCTAAGAACACATCTCTCCTCAacactttcaaaacaaaatccacagaGCCCCTTAGCAATTGTGTTTTGAACTATAAgatctttcatttccttcttgtttCAAACTGTCAAAATCCCAGAATTTTTCACAGAACAGGCACAAGGGGAAAGAGATCAGCAATATTATGACCCAGCAATATTATGatccatgctttttttttcctttcctgtgctcCTGAGCTGCCAGATTAAGAATCTCTGACATTAAACCATTTCAGTGTTCCCATTTGTCATTTTAAtcagacagagctggaaaatttgAGTTAAATTTGCAAATAATGTTAGGGTCTTCCTAGCATTTCCACCAGTATTTTTTAATCCCTGCGTATTTTATTAAGCTCTACCCCACCTCTTCTTCAGTCATCACACCAgatttccatcttttttcctcccttgcctttttgtttattttaacacTCCCCAAAGGAACAGAAAGGGTTTATCACACTCAGCTATTTcttcccagctgggctgtgatGAGTCTTTTATTCTCCTGATAGCGTCATTGttcccctggtgctgctctcccaCCTGCTGGGACTGGATCTGCAGTAGGTGACTGACTCCTCCTCAGAGCCAAAGCCAAGTTCTGAGTCAGGTTGCAGAGTAGAGTAGCTTGTCATTTCCATGTACCCATCTCTCACACTCACAGGAATGCAGCCTCCTACATAGAGCCTGGGAATTACTAACACATTTCCTGAAGCTTTACAACTGTGAGTCATTGCTCAAAGTAACTCTTCCAAGCTGCAAACTCATCTGATATAtgtgccccttccccagctcccactgaaatgaaagacactgtgctttcatttaaatattcaaaacttTGATCTTTTTGGTACTTCTGAAGGTCTCTCAGCAGTGTCTTCTCAGATGCATTTGTCTCATACTGTTCAGTGGAGAATTGGATCGTTAGATATAACATTCAGTGCTTGCAGCACAGTTTACAAAACTGGATGCTCTCAGGTATCCTGTGGTGCCTGTATCTCCTGTATTTGAGCAGCTCTCcattattttgttcttcagtcATAGCCCCTCTGAATAGAAGAGGAACACTGTTACCCCATTTGCCATGAAACTTGAAGATTGCCATCCACAATTTGGAGAGCATCCAAAGACTCCTTTACAAACCGTGTTCACTCTCCATGCAGACTATGAGCATGGAAAGGTTTCCATGTCTCAGACATGGCTAGGGAAGACACAACTCCCAAAATGTGGGATTAGCATCATATTAAGTGCAGGTCATGAGGATTGTAGATAAGCAATGCTCACAATGATGTTCTTGAGAGGTGCACATACATCACCACTGAAATGATGGCTTTGGAACACTGCTGCTCCACGTCCTTTGCTTTACAGGGAAATCTATAGTACCATGGGCCAAAGCCAGCATCATTCAGCAGATTTTCTAAGCATCTCCCAAAGGTATAGGCAAAGCAAAGTGCCACACTGCTGTGACAACAGATCCAGATGAGAAGTGACATTGAAACTGTCAGTTGCTTGGGGGTCTCCAGAGGTGCTAAACTGGTGTTGGCCTGTTCTGGTTCCAGTAAACAGTCTGGTTCCCTTTCTGCTTCAGCTGGATAAaactctccttccttcccaccctACTAAACTCTTCTGCAATGTGGTTGTGCAAGGTAGAAAATTTCCCCTTCCTCACCCCACCAGCAGAAGTAGATTGACTTAAGTACCACATACAGTCAATATCACTGGTAACATGCAAGAAAACTGTGGCATCCcatcaataaaaatacaagataTTGTTGTCTGTGCATGCTCCAAAACAAATAACATCTTAAAATATGAGTCATTGTTATAACTGATCTGTTTATTTACACTAATGCCTTAGCTGAGCAGCTCTCCGTTTAGAAACTTGTATTCAGTTCCTTCTGagaaacaaactgaaaagaTACTGAGTATCAGGCAATTTAAGTGAAATGTTAATTAAGCCATGAAAGCACTGTATTACCAGCTACAGGTTGTTCAGCCTTTTagagaattaaataatttgtctGGGTTCTGGTGGGTCCCAGGACAAGGATGGATGTCCCTGGGCTGGAATGTTTACAATTTCTCTGTGGTGTTGCATCCCCTATTACCTTGGGCCGTTGCAACCTGAGAGCCTACATACTTTCCTTTTGTCTGGTACAGGAATATCTTCTACAGCATTGCTCCTGTGGAGCTGCCAGTATCTTCCTTAACTCATATCAAGACATGAAAACAAGTTTTGCTGGGAGGAGCAGACCTCACAGCCTCTTGGTTCAGACTGGAAACCCTTCTGATCTTTCCATCATCCCAGAAATAGGAGCAAACACTGAGAAGCTGAGCAGCTGCAATGGTGAGTTCAAATACCTCTAACCTGCTCTTCCATTTGCCACCACTTGGTCAAACAAGCTTACCAGCCACTTTCTTTTCCCTAGGAAAGACAGCTGGGAACAGGGCAAATTTTTAATACAACTCCAGCTGAAATCCAAGAGAAGCAATTTAAAACACACTGTGTATACCTAAGGTTTTAACACTGGCTGCTTCATGCGTGtgaattgggtttttttgctttccagctgtggctgtaaAGATTAGGACAAATGAATTATAAAACAGGTCTTTTGGAAACTTATCATGCCTGAATGGGACTGCTAGTAGAGCTCCTCTCACCCAGGCAAGGTAGGATTTGATCAAAGATGGAAAGCCTTATGCCTGTCTTCTACCCTCTCAAGTAGGCACAGAACACATTCCTGGAGGATGACTTATTCTATAGACCAAGTGGAAATAAGCCCCAGCTGCAAAGCTTGAATGCAGAGACCAACTTTTCCAGAAGGCTGAGAAACACTGGGCTCAGCCTACTGATGATAGAACCAAATGAAAAGTCTGTTAGATGTGAACCAGCTCACCAAATGAGGCTGATCAGTTTATTTCAAACCCTGTATTTCAACTTGTTTCTAGTACCTGGTGAAACACAGAACAACTTAATTGCAGGTTCTTATCCCATCTTTAAGTCCTTAGGGTCCATCTGAAGTCATAActtgctgccagcactgcccagaggCCATCCTAGCAGGACACTGCTAAGAAATAAATCCTTGCATTTCATTGCAGGAAGTGAGAGATACCTGGAATCAGGAAAGAGCCAGCCAATGGTGGGGCTCAGGAAGTCATCAAACAATAGGAACAACAAGGAGAATGAGTTCAGAGAAGTTGGGAGTATGGCTGAGGGACAGGCTTTTCTGTCAAAGGACTCTGCAGTAAGAAAGGTGAGTGATAGACTTGGAACCTGACTCTGAGTGGTACCTGtgggagaagcaga
The sequence above is a segment of the Parus major isolate Abel chromosome 6, Parus_major1.1, whole genome shotgun sequence genome. Coding sequences within it:
- the LOC107207024 gene encoding uncharacterized protein LOC107207024, producing MFSWHRSFTLEAPWRAGKKSPPAEDKVVLTHMKILSDEGIQNPGLIPEAPADTACTEESQLPGASLPPGCLASPDAAATAAGPDYVDGPASADYVATLPDLSAFESKCRLHRLSKFESEDSGVELPSGANSPSTPTGSEKSFVLHSRDSFCDSGVLSTSSSPEIDHQLMRTCKERARKVSVQDPESKKQTDYYSQEADAVQDPTASLEDFNVPQEESPDEHFDQGDKQSPEKEPTPEMDFSRESTLSTPGPIEEPNTIADDFPENFGSMQDLQIHEHHLKKYPTSDSLDEYMDECCRLSEVNQSNSKALGSGLGYLEHICQLIEKIGQLQEHNLRLQKQVCSLQKEQKMSQIKEEYLLQHCSCGAASIFLNSYQDMKTSFAGRSRPHSLLVQTGNPSDLSIIPEIGANTEKLSSCNGSERYLESGKSQPMVGLRKSSNNRNNKENEFREVGSMAEGQAFLSKDSAVRKALDISKNTSGESHAWRRMRDLMRKTRLTNQSKLGLSSAALKRSCPQLYRPDIMSSELRKTERNSMIVLGQNTKNENLWPF